TGTAGCGGCGATTCGCTATATTGCTACCGGTCCGATTCCGACGACGGGACAAAATATCACACTGTTCGGTCATACTGGACTCGGTATTCCGGTCTCCACTACGGTTTCACTTTCCACCAAACCAAATGATTTCTCAAATCCTCTCTGCACAAAGACCGGGGCAGGCGGAACCACACCGCCACTTACTATCGGTGGGACAGGTTGTCCCGTGGTCCCCGGCAGCCTCTACTACTACAATATCAAGCCCAGTGCGGACTGTCTTGGCGGGAGTTGTACCTACAAAATCCAGGAACCAACTTTCCTCCAAGGCACCACGGTTTCCTGCTGATGCTCTCATCCCGCCTGAAGGGCTTATCGAGATAGTCTACAGTCATCGGTTATATATCTATTCGGTAGGACAGAGCGACACGAAAGCAGATATTTCCCAAGAAGCTAGCTCCCATTCGGATAATAGATCTTCAAGAGATCCGCCGCGGTTGTAGGTTTGAAGAGGAGATTGTCGCTCCCTTTCTCTTTTGAATACTTGAAGGTCATACCGCCATCCACGATTCGGACTTCGACATCACTTTGCTTTTTCTTCTTGGCTTTGGTCTCGGATATTTTCTTGCCGGTCTTCTTGTCATAGTAGACGATTTCCGGCGTGCCACCGGCGATATCGCTCGGTGCGAGTGTGCCGTCGTCGGCTGACTCACGCGTATACGGGGTAAATGGGCTGGGCGGGTATTTCTCGAGCAGCGTATCCATCATACTGCGCCACATCGGTGCGGCCGTATAAATGCCGTCGGATCCAGCTTCCATCGCGGTGTTGTCATTGTTGCCCGTCCAGACCCCGAGGGCGACATCGCGCGTATAGCCGACCGTCCAGGCATCGCGGAAATTCTGCGTCGTGCCAGTCTTGGCCGCGACACCGGTCCCAGCAGGGAAGGCGATCGGGCTCGATGATCCGAACACGGGCGCCCGAGCGGCATTATCCGAGAGGATGGAGCTAATCTGATTGGTGATATTGGCCCCGATGACCGTATCCGAATTGGTGATCCGCTTGTGCAAGTTGCGGTCTTCACGGTCGACGACGCGCAGGATGCCATCGGTTGGAACACGCTTGCCTTCCTGGCCAAAGACGCCGAATGCGCTGGTGAGATCGACGAGCTTCACTTCCGCTCCGCCGAGGACGAGCGCGAGTCCGTAGCGGCTGGGCTCAGTCAGAGTGGTGATACCCATCGCGGTCGCGAGGGCGATCGTCTCGGGGATGCCGGCGAGATAGAGTGTGGAGACGGCTGGGATATTGAGCGACTGAGAGAGGGCAGCCCGCATCGTGATAAGTCCTCGGAAATGACCGTCATAATTGTTCGGGATGTATTCGGTGCCGGTTCCATCTGCACCGAAGTTGATCGGGACGTCATAGATCCGTGTCTCGGGCGTGAAGCCTTTTGCGAAGGCCGTCGCATAGGCGAAGGGTTTAAAAGTCGAGCCGGGTTGACGCTTCTCGATAGCGACGTTCACTTGGCCGTCGATGTTCGTATCGAAATAATCCCGGCTGCCCACCATGGCGAGAATCTCGCCGTCTTTCGGTGTGAGGGCAACGAGCGCTCCGTTCGAAGCGTCACGAGCGAAATTTTTCTTCACCCCTTCGGCAACAATTTTTTCAGCAGCATGTTGCAGGTCGAGGTCGATCGAGGTGTACACATTAAACCCTTCTGTTTCGAGTACTTCCTGATTGAACTCTTTCTTCAGCTGATCGAGGATGAAAAAGACAAAATGCGGAGCCTGAATCTTCCGTTCGAGGGGCACCACTTTCTCGAGTGTCTTGACGGCCAAGGCGGTCTCCATATCTGGAGTCGAGATCGTACCGAGCTCGTGCATTTTGTGGAGGATGGTTTCCTTCCTAGTGATCAGAGCTTTCTGACTCTTGCCATATGGCGAATACAGGGTCGGTGCATTGGGGAGTGCGGCGAGGAGGGCAGCCTCGTCAGTCGTGAGGTCGCTGGCATGCTTGTCGAAAAATGTCTGAGCTGCCGCCTCGATACCGTACGCATTCGAGCCGTAGGGGACGGTGTTGAGATAAAGGTCGAGAATCTCTTCTTTGGAAAGCGACTTTTCGATCTTGATTGCGAGGACAATCTCGCGCACCTTGCGGATCCAGGTTCGCTCGCGGGTGAGAAAGAGGGCTCGGGCAAGTTGTTGCGTGATGGTCGAGGCGCCCTGTGAGATGTCTTGGTGTTGGACATTGACGATGGCAGCGCGAAGGATGGCGATGAGATCGATCCCTGGATGAGTGAAGAAATGTGCGTCTTCGGCCGCGACGGTCGCCTGGCGGATCGTTTCCGGTATCTCATCGTGTGTGACGACACGACGGTTCTCTTCGCCGTGGACCGCATAGAGAATTTGTTTCCCGGTCCGATCATAGAGCAGCGTCGTTTCCTTCAGCGGATGTTTGTCGAGATTGAGCGTCTCGGCGGCATCGAAATAGTAAATAGAAAAACCGCCGACGACGAGGCCGAGTGAGAGAATGAGAACGACCCAAGTCGTCTGGCGGACCAGCCATTGGAGGAAAGAAAAGAGGTTGGGCATGGATTCATTATACGGCATGGCAGGCGCAATGTTGTGTTCCCCGTAGGACGCATCAGTGAACCGCGTTTCATCTGCTTTGTCAATGTGTCGCTTTCCCTGTAGTCTAGGGACATATGCACTTACCAGTGAACAAATTATTGTGTCAGATGCTCGGCTTGTTCGGTTTTCCAGTGGTCTGGGAGGTTTCGGTTGGGAGCGTGCTGTGCCGGCTGACTCCTGATGGGACGCGGGAATACCTCATTCTCCAGTATCCGAGCGGTCACTTCGACTTTCCCAAAGGTCACATGGAAGCGGGGGAAACAGAAGAGGACACACTCCGCCGGGAGACGGCGGAAGAGACCGGTATCAGGGACATTCAAGTCTATCCAAAGCGGGTGAGTATCCGCTATTTCTATGAGGCTCGGGGCAATGAGTATGAGCGACGCAAGCGCGAAGGGCGTGGTACCTGGATTTTCAAAATTGTCCATTTCTATCCTGCTCGGGCGCTTACTTCGACCGAAGTGGTGATTTCCCATGAGCATATTGGTTTCCTCTGGCTTCCATTTGAAGCTGCACTTGCCAAAGTTACTTTTAGTAATGCCAAGCGTGTCCTCCAGTCGACGGAAGAATATCTACAGCGACAAAAGGTATAGCCTTTCCCTTTGGTGGAAATTCTGCTACCGTAGCCAACTACCTATGCTCTCCGTCAAACGCATCAGAAAAAGTTTTGGCACGCGCCGTCTCCTCCACGAGGTGTCGTTCAATCTGACTCGTGGGCAGCGGATGGCCTTGGTCGGCGAAAATGGCACGGGCAAATCAACCTTGCTCAAGATCATTGCTGGGATTGAATCAGCCGACAAGGGTCATGTGGTCCTTGCCAAGGGGGTGCTCGTCGGCTATCTGGCCCAAGAGACGATCGCGACGGGCGATGAAACTGCCTTGGAATTCCTCTATCAGGCAACCGGTATCAGTGCTCTGGAGACCGAGATGGCCGAACTCGAACCAGAGATTGATCAACCAACTCGCCTGGCGCAGTATGAGGCACTCCGCGAGCATTTCGAGCGGCTGGGTGGCTATGCCTTCCTTGATCGGGCCAAGGGCATCCTGGATGGGCTGGCGCTTGATTCACTTGACTTACATCGTTCGTTGGATACTTTTTCGGGCGGTGAGAAACGAAAGCTCGCTTTGGCCGCGGTGCTCCTCTCAGGCGTCGATCTCCTCCTCCTGGATGAGCCGACGAATAATCTCGACCTGGTAGCACTTCTCTGGCTCGAGGCCTATCTGGTGCGTTCCGGTGCGACATTATTGGTAGCTTCGCATGACCGGACTTTCCTCGACCATGTCGTTGATCGAGTGCTCGCCATCGATCCGGTGAAGCATGGGGTCGTGCTCTACAGCGGCAACTGGTCCGTGTATGCCGAGACCAAGGCACATGCCCTCCGCCGGGCCAAGGAACTCTATGGTGCGCAGGAACGTGAGCGAGAACGGGTCGTGGCTTCGGCGGCCGAGAAGATTCACTGGGCGGATGCGACGAAGAAAAAGCGCGGTCCGGATCGCGACAAGCTCGCGGCCAATTACAAGAAAGAGCGGGCGATCAAGAAATTCACCGGTTCGGCCAAAGCGCTTGAAGGCAGATTGGTACGGCTTAATGATCACGAGAAGCCCTTTGAACGGCCGCCACTCGAGTTCACGCTCGTTCCAGGTGCCAAGACGGTCCCGCCGACGATTACACTCTCACGCGTCTCCATCGGGTATGAAAAAAAGCAGCCGGTTGCCAAGGGCATCGTGTTGCGCCTCCCGTTCCGTTCGCGGACGGTCATCCTCGGAGCCAACGGTTCAGGCAAGTCGACACTCGTGAAGACCATCATGGGACTGATACCACCTTTGGTTGGCACGGTGCGCATTGGTAAAGGGGCGGTCTTTGGGGACTTGATGCAGGAAGGGGAAAACCTCCCGCTCGCCGAGACAGCCATCACGTATTTTGCGAAACGCTTCCGACTGTATGAGCGAAGCGATGTGCTTGTTCTCCTCTCTCATTTCGGTTTCGTCCCTGACGATGCGGATGTCAAGATCGGACGGCTTAGCCCTGGCGAACGCGTCCGACTGGTGCTCGCGTCGCTGGTCCATGCCAATGCCAATATTCTCATCCTGGATGAACCGACGAATCATCTCGACCTGGAAGCGATCGAGGCCCTGGAAGACGCCCTGACGGCCTATCCCGGGACTGTCATTCTCATCACGCACGATCGAGCTTTCCTCTCGCATGTGCACCTCGACCAGGCCTTCCTCCTCGCGAATGGTCAGTTGGAATCCATCCCGGACTATGCGGCATTTGCCTTGCGTCTGGAGCGTGAGGCCAAACGCCGTCTGAAGCGTCTCGAAGAGCGGCTGGGGAAATAAACAATATGAAATATAACGAGTAGTTTCCTACTTCGTCCCAGAGCCTCAGCAAAATATTTTATGAAACTTTCTGAACATCTTTTGGCAAGTCCTGTCTTACTTGGTCTCTATCCGATAACGATATCAGAGAATGTTATTATCGCAATTGCCGCCTCTATTTTAATCGATCTCGATCATGTACAACTCATCATAGAAGAGAAGGCGTACACGCTCGGGGGAATCAAGAGATTAAATGAAAATATTTATAAACCAACGATACAGGGTAGACCCAACAGAATGTATGTCGACATTATATATTTGTTTCACACGGTAGAGTTTAATGCCTTACTGCTTTTTTTGTCTGCGTATTATCCATTCCTAAAATACGTCATTGTGGGATTTATATTCCACATTACGTGTGACATTCTTCATCATCGGTCACATGGATTACCCGTTGTCCGGTGGCTTTTCCTGACTAGCTGGATAAAGTATACCTTCGTCGACAAGAAGAGACTGGCACGGGAACTAACCTCCTAGAATGAATATTGGGGACTATGTATTTCTCAGTAAGGTAGCCTCACTTTGTCCCGGAGTCATAGTCAAAAAACGGTTGTTTTTCAGCGAAAATTGATGGAATCCACTGGCTTGCCTAAGCCATTTTCTTCCGATATACTGAAGACCATATGAACGCTATCAAGAAAATCCGCTTTCAATTCGCGGGGGTCGTTCTCCTCGCACTGGTTTCCGGTCTTATTGCCTATCCGAAACTCGTTTCCTTTGCCCCGCCGGTCGAGCGCTTTTTCTCGCAGGCAAAAGTCAATCTCGGTCTGGATCTGCAAGGAGGCATTCACTTGGAATATGCAGCGGATACAACGGATCTCGACACGAGCAAGCGAGATGATGCGTTGCAGGCGGCCGTCGATGTCATTGAACGACGAGTCAATGCGTTCGGCGTGGGCGAACCAGTCGTGCAGCTTTCGCGGTCGGGCAGTGAGAGTCGGATCATCGTGGAACTTCCTGGTGTGAAGGACGTCGAAGAAGCGAAGTCGATGATCAAGGAGACGCCATTCCTTGAATTCCGCGAACTGGCTGGTCCGGAAGCGGAGGCACAAATTGATGCAGCGAATGCACAGTCACAGGAAACCGCGGGCAAGATCCTCGAGAACGCGCTGGCGGGCAGTGATTTCACCGAACTCGCCAAGACCTGGAGCCGGGATCCGGGCGCCAAGGAGAATGGGGGCGAACTCGGCTTTGCCAAGTCAGGGAGCTATGTACCCGAATTTGATGCCGTTGCCTTTGACCCGAACTTTGCAACAGGATCCGTGCATCCTGCGCTTGTGGAGACGACGTTCGGCTGGCATATCCTGAAGAAACTCGATGAGCGATCTACCTCGGCGGCAGACGGGGGTGAAGGAGAAGAACGTGAAGTGAACATCGCCCACATTTTGTTCCCGAAGTATGCGATCGAAGACTTTCCTCAGCTCCGCTACAAAGCGACGGGTTTGTCGGGGAAAAATCTGAAAGACGTGTACGTCGATTATCAGTCACAGGGCGTCGGGTCGCCGCAGATTGCACTCCGTTTTGACGAGGAGGGGACGAGGCTCTTCGCTGATATCACTTCGCGTAATGTCGGCAAGCCCGTGGCGATCTTCATTGATGGCGAAGTGGTGAGTCAGCCGACGGTACAGGCGGAAATTCGCGATGGTCAGGCGGTTATCACGAGCAATTTCACCCTGGCCCAAGCCAATGCAGAGGTGAAGCGGTTCAATGAAGGGGCGCTGCCGGTGCCGATCACACTCGTCTCGCAGCAGTCGATCGATGCATCACTTGGTCGCTCTGCCCTCGACCAGAGTGTCCGGGCGGGGATATATGGCCTCGCGGCGGTTTCTGTTTTCATGCTGCTTTTCTACCGCTTCCTCGGGTTCATCGCGGTCTTGGCCCTCCTCCTCTACTCGGCGATGCTTCTCGCGCTCTTCAAACTGTCGATCTTCACGCCGTTCCCCATCACCCTGACCCTCTCTGGGATCGCGGGCTTCGTCTTGTCGATCGGTATCGCGGTCGATGCCAACGTGCTCATCTTTGAACGTACCCGCGAAGAGCTTTCATTTGGTAAATCGATGCGCAAGGCTTTGCACGAAGGTTTCCGTCGGGCCTGGCCATCAATTCGGGACGGCCACTTCTCGACACTCATCACGACGATCATCCTCATCGGTATGGGCACGGGCTTTGTGAAGGGCTTCGCGATCATCCTCGCCTTGGGCGTGCTCCTCTCTCTCTTCACCGCGGTCGTCCTCGTCCGGATCATGGTGAACTTCCTCTTTGCGGATTGGATGGAGAAACGTCCGTGGATACTTGTGACACCGAAAAAACTTGATACCCCGAAAAACTAAGCCTATGCAGCTCCCCATCATCCAGCAGCGCAAATACGCTTACGTCTTCTCAGGTCTTTTGACCCTGGCGAGTATCATCTGTATTGCCGGGTGGGGGTTGCGCCTGGGTATTGATTTCAAAGGTGGAACACTGATGGAAGTGCGTTTCACCGAGACAGCCGTGCCGACGGCGGATGTCGTCAGGGAGAAGCTGGGGGCGATGGAACTCCAAAGCCTCACGGTGCAACCGACGGCCGAGCGGGGGATGCTCTTGCGCTATCTGGCATCGGATGAAACGACGAATAGCCAGGTTTTGACGACCTTGAAAGGCATCGATCCGGCCGTCGAGCAGTTGCGCGTGGACTTCATCGGCGCTTCGGTTTCGAATCAGATGCAGTCACAGGCTTTCACGGGCACAGCGCTGGCGCTCCTCGGTATCGCGCTCTATGTCGCGTGGGCGTTCCGGCGGGTTTCGTATCCGGTGACGAGCTGGGAATACGGGGCGGGTGCTATCATCGCTCTGGCGCACGATATCATTATCACGACCGGTGTTTTCAGTCTCCTGGGGCACTTCTCTGGTGTCGAAGTCGGGGTGCCGTTCATCGCGGCACTTCTCACCATCCTCGGCTACTCGGTCAATGACACGATCGTCGTCTATGACCGGGTCCGAGAGAATCTCTTGCGCGCGCGAACCGGGACGGATTTCGAGGGAATCGTGAATCGCTCGCTGAACGAGACGCTCGTCCGTTCGGTGAACACCTCGCTCACGGTCATCATCGTCCTCATCGCGGTGGCGGTCTGGGGCGGGGAGAGCGTGCGCTGGTTCGCCGTCGCGCTCTTGGTCGGCGTCGGCTTCGGCACATACTCGTCGATCTTCGTCGCCTCGGCCCTCCTCGTCTCGCGTTTCAAGATGAAGTTTCCAAAATCAGTAACTAGTGTATAGTTTCTAGTTTTTAGGGAGAGACTGCCAAACAAGAGAAAGTCTCACACTAGTCACTAAGATTCTAATCACTAACAACTAATATTTTATGAAGTGGAACCCATTTAAGAAAGATGATCGCAAAGAAGCGGGTGTGGTTGCCGAAGATACGACAGCCAAGCTCGAAGCCGAATTCAATGCGCTCCCGGGGCCAAGGATATGAATATGTTTCAGCGTTTTGCGATGAAGCGCGTCTTGAAGATGTCGCCTGCGGAACGGCAGAAAGTGATGCAGAAAGCCATGACGCCGAAGAATATCGAGAAGCACAAAGGCGAAATCATCGCTCAGCTCGAGGCGATGAAGAAGGCGGGGCAGATGTCGGATGATCAGTACCGCCTCGCGAAACGCAAACTCGGTCTCTAGATATGGGGCAGCATCTTCCAACCGCGATACTCGCTTCCTACGCAATTCTGAAACAAGGTGGCAGGATATTATTTGGTCTGCGTCAAAACAGCGGCTATTGTGATGGACAATGGGGACTCCCGGCCGGTCATATCGAAGTGGGTGAAAGTTTCGTATCGGGACTCATAAGAGAGATGAAAGAGGAATTGGGAATTGATTTGATTCCTGAAAATATCCGTCTCGTCCATATAAACCATCGGAAAGCTGAAGACACATCGGAAAGAGTGAATGTGTTTTTTCTGATTGAGAGCTGGTCCGGCGAGGTGGAGAATCGAGAACCCGAAAAAACGAAAGAGCTCAAGTGGTTTTTTGCGGATGATTTACCGGAGCTCACTATTCCGTACATCCGAGACACTCTTGAATACATCAAGAAAGGAATCGTGTATCGTGAGGAGGGATGGTAGAATGAACCTATGGAAAAGACTCAGGAACAACTCGTCGATGATATTTTGAGCCGAGGTACCATCGTTTCAATTCTCCCCGACAAGGAAAGTTTCCGGGTTCGGCTATTGAGCGGGGAAAAGATGAGATTTTTCATCGGTTTCGACGCGACCGCACCGACACTGCACCTCAGCCATGCGAAAAATATCATGCTGCTCGAGAAATTCCGGAAACTTGGGCATGAGACGATTGTTCTCTTTGGAGACTTCACAGCGCGGATCGGGGACCCGACAAGCGAGAAGTCAGCTCGGACCCAGCTTTCCCGTGAGGAAGTGCTACACAATATCGCCGCCTGGAAGGAACAGATAGCACCTCTGATGGATTTCGGCGATGAGGTCAACCCACCCCGAGTGAAGTACAATCACGACTGGCTCTCCAAACTGAGTTTCGAGGATGTCATCCGCCTCGCTTCAAACTTTACGGTGCAACAGATGC
This is a stretch of genomic DNA from Candidatus Moraniibacteriota bacterium. It encodes these proteins:
- a CDS encoding PBP1A family penicillin-binding protein, producing the protein MPNLFSFLQWLVRQTTWVVLILSLGLVVGGFSIYYFDAAETLNLDKHPLKETTLLYDRTGKQILYAVHGEENRRVVTHDEIPETIRQATVAAEDAHFFTHPGIDLIAILRAAIVNVQHQDISQGASTITQQLARALFLTRERTWIRKVREIVLAIKIEKSLSKEEILDLYLNTVPYGSNAYGIEAAAQTFFDKHASDLTTDEAALLAALPNAPTLYSPYGKSQKALITRKETILHKMHELGTISTPDMETALAVKTLEKVVPLERKIQAPHFVFFILDQLKKEFNQEVLETEGFNVYTSIDLDLQHAAEKIVAEGVKKNFARDASNGALVALTPKDGEILAMVGSRDYFDTNIDGQVNVAIEKRQPGSTFKPFAYATAFAKGFTPETRIYDVPINFGADGTGTEYIPNNYDGHFRGLITMRAALSQSLNIPAVSTLYLAGIPETIALATAMGITTLTEPSRYGLALVLGGAEVKLVDLTSAFGVFGQEGKRVPTDGILRVVDREDRNLHKRITNSDTVIGANITNQISSILSDNAARAPVFGSSSPIAFPAGTGVAAKTGTTQNFRDAWTVGYTRDVALGVWTGNNDNTAMEAGSDGIYTAAPMWRSMMDTLLEKYPPSPFTPYTRESADDGTLAPSDIAGGTPEIVYYDKKTGKKISETKAKKKKQSDVEVRIVDGGMTFKYSKEKGSDNLLFKPTTAADLLKIYYPNGS
- a CDS encoding NUDIX domain-containing protein, whose translation is MVWEVSVGSVLCRLTPDGTREYLILQYPSGHFDFPKGHMEAGETEEDTLRRETAEETGIRDIQVYPKRVSIRYFYEARGNEYERRKREGRGTWIFKIVHFYPARALTSTEVVISHEHIGFLWLPFEAALAKVTFSNAKRVLQSTEEYLQRQKV
- a CDS encoding ABC-F family ATP-binding cassette domain-containing protein, which codes for MLSVKRIRKSFGTRRLLHEVSFNLTRGQRMALVGENGTGKSTLLKIIAGIESADKGHVVLAKGVLVGYLAQETIATGDETALEFLYQATGISALETEMAELEPEIDQPTRLAQYEALREHFERLGGYAFLDRAKGILDGLALDSLDLHRSLDTFSGGEKRKLALAAVLLSGVDLLLLDEPTNNLDLVALLWLEAYLVRSGATLLVASHDRTFLDHVVDRVLAIDPVKHGVVLYSGNWSVYAETKAHALRRAKELYGAQERERERVVASAAEKIHWADATKKKRGPDRDKLAANYKKERAIKKFTGSAKALEGRLVRLNDHEKPFERPPLEFTLVPGAKTVPPTITLSRVSIGYEKKQPVAKGIVLRLPFRSRTVILGANGSGKSTLVKTIMGLIPPLVGTVRIGKGAVFGDLMQEGENLPLAETAITYFAKRFRLYERSDVLVLLSHFGFVPDDADVKIGRLSPGERVRLVLASLVHANANILILDEPTNHLDLEAIEALEDALTAYPGTVILITHDRAFLSHVHLDQAFLLANGQLESIPDYAAFALRLEREAKRRLKRLEERLGK
- the secD gene encoding protein translocase subunit SecD, with the protein product MNAIKKIRFQFAGVVLLALVSGLIAYPKLVSFAPPVERFFSQAKVNLGLDLQGGIHLEYAADTTDLDTSKRDDALQAAVDVIERRVNAFGVGEPVVQLSRSGSESRIIVELPGVKDVEEAKSMIKETPFLEFRELAGPEAEAQIDAANAQSQETAGKILENALAGSDFTELAKTWSRDPGAKENGGELGFAKSGSYVPEFDAVAFDPNFATGSVHPALVETTFGWHILKKLDERSTSAADGGEGEEREVNIAHILFPKYAIEDFPQLRYKATGLSGKNLKDVYVDYQSQGVGSPQIALRFDEEGTRLFADITSRNVGKPVAIFIDGEVVSQPTVQAEIRDGQAVITSNFTLAQANAEVKRFNEGALPVPITLVSQQSIDASLGRSALDQSVRAGIYGLAAVSVFMLLFYRFLGFIAVLALLLYSAMLLALFKLSIFTPFPITLTLSGIAGFVLSIGIAVDANVLIFERTREELSFGKSMRKALHEGFRRAWPSIRDGHFSTLITTIILIGMGTGFVKGFAIILALGVLLSLFTAVVLVRIMVNFLFADWMEKRPWILVTPKKLDTPKN
- the secF gene encoding protein translocase subunit SecF, with amino-acid sequence MQLPIIQQRKYAYVFSGLLTLASIICIAGWGLRLGIDFKGGTLMEVRFTETAVPTADVVREKLGAMELQSLTVQPTAERGMLLRYLASDETTNSQVLTTLKGIDPAVEQLRVDFIGASVSNQMQSQAFTGTALALLGIALYVAWAFRRVSYPVTSWEYGAGAIIALAHDIIITTGVFSLLGHFSGVEVGVPFIAALLTILGYSVNDTIVVYDRVRENLLRARTGTDFEGIVNRSLNETLVRSVNTSLTVIIVLIAVAVWGGESVRWFAVALLVGVGFGTYSSIFVASALLVSRFKMKFPKSVTSV
- a CDS encoding NUDIX domain-containing protein, encoding MGQHLPTAILASYAILKQGGRILFGLRQNSGYCDGQWGLPAGHIEVGESFVSGLIREMKEELGIDLIPENIRLVHINHRKAEDTSERVNVFFLIESWSGEVENREPEKTKELKWFFADDLPELTIPYIRDTLEYIKKGIVYREEGW